The Actinocatenispora sera genome has a window encoding:
- a CDS encoding histidine phosphatase family protein: MSTFYLVQHGEKQRRGGDPGLTVTGRAQALWTGSCLRGRGVTQVWASPLRRSRETAEIIAAVLGLPVHTDPRLRERMSWDGSQPFDTFQREWARSTADRDYRPLWGDSSRDAGDRLAGFLREHAEDRGNTVVVSHGGVTVDLVRTLFGDEPLADRPELLTRGVAPCSLTTVRYADATPTLDQFADDRHLSTPEAPTGAFTHQVGGYRPRWLYTAREILDVHGERLARLAGRPLEHTWVLWDRDLDEWYSEGPVVFQFAGERLTACHRRTGECSLSWDDLDPTEPVDAGDESLRLCWRADVLPPLAPVVGHPLRLLDLVEDGDPDGRWLISGLDFGFDDPHVVLANVDGHNALSGRPTAGSEPRRRVRVS; the protein is encoded by the coding sequence ATGAGCACCTTCTACCTCGTCCAGCACGGCGAGAAACAACGCAGGGGAGGGGACCCGGGGCTGACCGTCACCGGGCGGGCCCAGGCGCTGTGGACCGGGTCGTGCCTGCGAGGCAGGGGCGTCACCCAGGTCTGGGCCAGCCCGCTGCGGCGCAGCCGGGAGACCGCCGAGATCATCGCCGCCGTGCTGGGGCTGCCGGTGCACACCGACCCGCGCCTGCGCGAGCGGATGAGCTGGGACGGCAGCCAGCCGTTCGACACCTTCCAGCGCGAGTGGGCACGCTCCACCGCAGACCGGGACTACCGGCCGCTGTGGGGTGACAGCTCGCGCGACGCCGGCGACCGGCTCGCCGGGTTCCTGCGCGAGCACGCCGAGGACCGGGGCAACACGGTGGTCGTCTCGCACGGCGGCGTCACCGTCGACCTCGTCCGTACCCTGTTCGGCGACGAGCCGCTCGCCGACCGGCCGGAACTGCTCACCCGCGGCGTCGCGCCGTGCTCGCTGACCACGGTGCGGTACGCGGACGCCACGCCCACGCTCGACCAGTTCGCCGACGACCGGCACCTGTCCACGCCGGAGGCGCCGACCGGGGCGTTCACCCACCAGGTCGGCGGGTACCGGCCGCGCTGGCTCTACACCGCCCGGGAGATCCTGGACGTGCACGGCGAGCGGCTGGCCCGGCTGGCCGGCCGGCCGCTGGAGCACACCTGGGTGCTGTGGGATCGCGACCTCGACGAGTGGTACAGCGAGGGGCCGGTGGTGTTCCAGTTCGCCGGCGAACGGCTCACCGCCTGCCACCGGCGTACCGGGGAATGCTCGCTGAGCTGGGACGACCTCGACCCGACCGAGCCGGTCGACGCCGGCGACGAGAGCCTGCGGCTGTGCTGGCGGGCCGACGTGCTGCCGCCGCTCGCGCCGGTCGTCGGGCATCCGCTCCGGCTGCTCGACCTGGTCGAGGACGGCGACCCGGACGGGCGCTGGCTGATCAGCGGGCTCGACTTCGGTTTCGACGATCCGCACGTCGTGCTGGCGAACGTGGACGGGCACAACGCGCTGTCCGGGAGACCGACCGCCGGCTCCGAGCCGCGCCGCCGGGTCCGGGTGTCCTGA
- the purD gene encoding phosphoribosylamine--glycine ligase → MRVLLIGTGGREHALALSLAADPAVELLVCAPGNPGMAEVAELREVVPTDPAAVAALATEVRADLVVVGPEAPLVAGVADAVRAAGIACFGPSAAAARLEGSKAFAKDVMVAAKVPTARARSCAGRAEVAAALDEFGAPYVVKNDGLAAGKGVVVTDDRAAALAHADACLAPTDGSVVVEEYLAGPEVSLFVLTDGTAAVPMLAAQDFKRIGDGDTGPNTGGMGAYAPLPWAPPTLTDDVLRDVVHPLLGELRARDATFNGLLYCGLALTADGPKVIEFNARFGDPETQVLLPLLTTPLAGLLYAAATGRLAEHPPLTWREGAAVTVVLASAGYPGTPETGAVISGADAPGVVHAGTARGADGALVSAGGRVLCTTGTGEDLAAARAAAYRLAGSVTMPGGQRRSDIALAAVQGTVTVPR, encoded by the coding sequence ATGCGGGTACTGCTGATCGGGACGGGCGGGCGCGAGCACGCGCTGGCGCTGTCGTTGGCCGCCGACCCGGCGGTGGAACTGCTGGTCTGCGCGCCGGGCAACCCGGGGATGGCGGAGGTCGCGGAGCTGCGCGAGGTCGTGCCGACCGACCCGGCCGCGGTCGCCGCGCTGGCCACCGAGGTACGCGCCGACCTGGTCGTGGTCGGCCCGGAGGCGCCGCTGGTCGCGGGCGTCGCCGACGCGGTCCGGGCGGCCGGGATCGCGTGCTTCGGCCCGTCCGCGGCGGCGGCCCGGCTGGAGGGCTCGAAGGCGTTCGCCAAGGACGTGATGGTGGCCGCGAAGGTACCGACGGCGCGGGCGCGCAGCTGCGCCGGGCGCGCCGAGGTGGCGGCGGCGCTGGACGAGTTCGGCGCCCCGTACGTGGTGAAGAACGACGGGCTGGCCGCCGGCAAGGGCGTGGTGGTCACCGACGACCGGGCCGCCGCGCTGGCACACGCCGACGCCTGCCTGGCGCCCACCGACGGCAGCGTCGTCGTCGAGGAGTACCTGGCCGGACCCGAGGTGTCGCTGTTCGTGCTCACCGACGGGACCGCCGCGGTGCCGATGCTCGCCGCGCAGGACTTCAAGCGCATCGGGGACGGCGACACCGGCCCCAACACCGGCGGCATGGGCGCGTACGCGCCGCTGCCGTGGGCGCCGCCGACCCTCACCGACGACGTGCTGCGCGACGTGGTGCACCCGCTGCTCGGCGAGCTGCGGGCCCGCGACGCGACGTTCAACGGCCTGCTCTACTGCGGTCTGGCGCTGACCGCGGACGGTCCGAAGGTGATCGAGTTCAACGCCCGGTTCGGCGACCCGGAGACGCAGGTGCTGCTGCCGCTGCTGACCACCCCGCTGGCCGGCCTGCTGTACGCCGCGGCCACCGGCCGGCTCGCCGAGCACCCGCCGCTGACCTGGCGCGAGGGTGCCGCGGTGACGGTCGTGCTGGCGTCCGCCGGCTACCCGGGTACCCCGGAGACCGGTGCGGTGATCAGCGGCGCCGACGCGCCGGGGGTGGTGCACGCCGGTACGGCCCGGGGCGCCGACGGTGCGCTGGTGTCGGCGGGCGGCCGGGTGCTGTGCACCACCGGTACCGGGGAGGACCTCGCCGCGGCCCGCGCCGCCGCGTACCGGTTGGCCGGGTCGGTGACGATGCCGGGCGGGCAGCGCCGTTCCGACATCGCGCTGGCCGCCGTGCAGGGCACCGTCACCGTCCCGCGCTGA
- the purB gene encoding adenylosuccinate lyase, with the protein MRERCRVGENGAVTSAAKPQVPNVLAARYASAELVRLWSPAYKVTLERRLWLAVLKAQRDLGVSVPDGVVEAYEKVLDDVDLDSIAERERVTRHDVKARIEEFSALAGYEQVHKGMTSRDLTENVEQLQVRDSLALVRDRIVAALARLARRAAEYQTLVMVGRSHNVPAQATTLGKRFASAAEELLGAYARLTELLDRYPLRGIKGPVGTGADQLDLLDGDATKLAELERRVAQHLGFAHVFDSVGQVYPRSVDYDAVSALVHTAAAPSSLATTIRLMAGQELVTEGFKEGQVGSSAMPHKMNTRSCERINGFAVILRGYASMTAELAGGQWNEGDVSCSVVRRVALPDAFFAADGLFQTLLTVLDELGAYPAVVARELDRYLPFLATTKILVAAVRRGVGREQAHEVIKEHAVAVALALRGEASSNDLFDRLAADDRMPLTRADIDALVADRAAFTGAASAQVDAVLARIRPILDAHPEAAAYTPAPIL; encoded by the coding sequence ATGCGGGAGCGTTGCCGGGTCGGGGAGAATGGTGCCGTGACTTCTGCGGCGAAACCCCAGGTCCCGAACGTGCTGGCGGCGCGGTACGCGTCGGCGGAGCTGGTCCGGCTCTGGTCCCCGGCGTACAAGGTGACGCTGGAGCGGCGGCTCTGGCTCGCCGTCCTGAAGGCGCAGCGCGACCTCGGCGTGAGCGTGCCGGACGGCGTCGTCGAGGCGTACGAGAAGGTGCTCGACGACGTCGACCTCGACTCGATCGCCGAGCGCGAGCGGGTCACCCGGCACGACGTCAAGGCGCGCATCGAGGAGTTCTCGGCGCTCGCCGGGTACGAGCAGGTGCACAAGGGGATGACCAGCCGCGACCTGACCGAGAACGTCGAGCAGCTGCAGGTACGCGACTCCCTCGCGCTGGTGCGCGACCGCATCGTCGCCGCGCTGGCGCGGCTCGCCCGCCGCGCCGCCGAGTACCAGACGCTGGTCATGGTCGGCCGGTCGCACAACGTGCCGGCGCAGGCCACCACGCTGGGCAAGCGGTTCGCCAGCGCCGCCGAGGAGCTGCTCGGCGCGTACGCGCGGCTGACCGAGCTGCTCGACCGGTACCCGCTGCGCGGCATCAAGGGCCCCGTCGGTACCGGGGCCGACCAGCTCGACCTGCTCGACGGCGACGCGACCAAGCTCGCCGAGCTGGAACGGCGGGTCGCCCAGCACCTCGGCTTCGCGCACGTGTTCGACTCGGTCGGCCAGGTCTACCCGCGCTCGGTCGACTACGACGCGGTGTCCGCGCTGGTGCACACCGCGGCGGCGCCGTCGTCGCTGGCCACCACGATCCGGCTGATGGCCGGCCAGGAGCTCGTCACCGAGGGCTTCAAGGAGGGCCAGGTCGGCTCCTCGGCGATGCCGCACAAGATGAACACCCGCTCCTGCGAGCGGATCAACGGCTTCGCGGTGATCCTCCGCGGGTACGCCTCGATGACCGCGGAACTCGCCGGCGGGCAGTGGAACGAGGGCGACGTGTCCTGCTCGGTGGTACGCCGGGTCGCGCTGCCGGACGCGTTCTTCGCCGCCGACGGGCTGTTCCAGACGCTGCTGACCGTGCTGGACGAGCTCGGTGCCTACCCCGCCGTCGTCGCCCGCGAGCTCGACCGGTACCTGCCGTTCCTGGCGACCACCAAGATCCTCGTCGCCGCGGTACGCCGGGGTGTCGGGCGGGAGCAGGCGCACGAGGTGATCAAGGAGCACGCGGTCGCGGTGGCCCTCGCGTTGCGCGGCGAGGCCAGCTCGAACGACCTGTTCGACCGGCTCGCCGCGGACGACCGGATGCCGCTGACCCGCGCCGACATCGACGCGCTGGTCGCCGACCGGGCTGCGTTCACCGGAGCGGCGTCCGCCCAGGTCGACGCGGTACTGGCGCGGATCCGCCCGATCCTCGACGCGCACCCGGAGGCCGCCGCCTACACCCCCGCCCCGATTCTCTGA
- a CDS encoding winged helix-turn-helix transcriptional regulator: MSAARAYHCPVELTMDVIGRRWTAVILAHLKEGVHRYGELRRRMPDVSEKMLTQRLRELERARLISRTVHDGVPAPVSYRLTDEGVSLAPVLQALYDWGTTRATRHAIPLDPIS; encoded by the coding sequence GTGAGCGCCGCCCGCGCCTACCACTGCCCGGTCGAGCTGACGATGGACGTCATCGGCCGCAGGTGGACGGCGGTGATCCTGGCGCACCTGAAGGAGGGCGTGCACCGGTACGGCGAGCTACGGCGCCGGATGCCCGACGTCAGCGAGAAGATGCTCACCCAGCGGCTGCGCGAGCTGGAGCGCGCCCGGCTGATCAGCCGCACCGTGCACGACGGCGTGCCGGCACCCGTCTCGTACCGGCTGACCGACGAGGGCGTCAGCCTCGCCCCCGTCCTCCAGGCGCTGTACGACTGGGGCACCACCCGCGCCACCCGCCACGCCATCCCGCTGGACCCGATCTCCTAG
- a CDS encoding chromosome partitioning protein, with protein MEDSRTGRQSTSSPADDGARTTVPPRRDDAAAAGAPNDGAPGPWPPVPSGDVADDPTPTAQLDDTAAPAGPDAPWPPPAPDAGGWGGTEPGGAGWGGTEPGGAGWPVADTNPWSPFSEPTPAGGAGSDWPAFQPADGRPATADWSQQPAGTDTGWPEPPDVDPFSGGGAGWPQVTDAAPTSPQPGAPAARPAPADAPYDHTQDGVFDQLALPPLADPPATGPGAQGPATAGQHAGGQAAPSPNGPGRPGGQAAQQPAPPQPGQNRPAQHQGGPAAGGPTQGGPAPAGPAQGGPAQSGPAQAGPTHGGPAHGGPVQGGPVQGGPVQGGPVQGGGTNQGAGQGQPAVDPGQQWPAAPQSAPPGYDAYPQQQGWGGAPTPQPGAPQWGAGQQYQTGQYPQVEQQPHYPMPGADHAPTADDFAQRRAARPSDPVASQGVRRAVRVGSFGLMKLGPGRKEQEQRHAVEMVRRNFGGLRQITVINPKGGAGKTVAVLMVAMTFGQKRGGYVLAWDNNETQGTLGMRAAQDFHNRTVRDLLRDLAHFRGPTGRVGDLSQYVRSQGEAMFDVLASDESATAGEMLTAAAFHDIREVVSRFYKLIVVDTGNNVRAANWQSAIDATDQLVVCMSARNDSAETAARALDHLEQTGRHDLVRRAVTVVSMPAHRKDLDLPAVQRHFSARTRAVLLAPYEKLLDSGEPIRYAGLSQSSRDAWLKIAAAVAEGL; from the coding sequence GTGGAGGATTCCCGCACCGGTCGGCAGTCGACCTCGTCGCCCGCGGATGACGGTGCCCGAACCACCGTCCCGCCCCGCCGGGACGACGCCGCGGCAGCCGGTGCGCCGAACGACGGCGCGCCCGGGCCGTGGCCACCGGTACCGTCCGGCGACGTCGCCGACGACCCGACCCCGACCGCCCAGCTGGACGACACGGCCGCGCCGGCGGGGCCGGACGCGCCCTGGCCGCCGCCGGCGCCGGACGCGGGCGGCTGGGGCGGCACGGAGCCGGGCGGCGCCGGCTGGGGCGGCACGGAGCCGGGCGGGGCCGGCTGGCCGGTGGCCGACACCAACCCGTGGTCGCCGTTCTCCGAGCCCACCCCGGCCGGTGGCGCCGGGTCGGACTGGCCCGCGTTCCAGCCTGCCGACGGCCGGCCGGCCACCGCGGACTGGTCCCAACAGCCGGCCGGTACCGACACCGGCTGGCCCGAGCCGCCGGACGTGGACCCGTTCTCCGGTGGTGGCGCCGGCTGGCCGCAGGTCACCGACGCGGCACCCACCTCGCCGCAGCCGGGTGCGCCGGCGGCCCGGCCCGCCCCGGCCGACGCGCCCTACGACCACACCCAGGACGGCGTCTTCGACCAGCTGGCGCTGCCGCCGTTGGCCGACCCGCCGGCGACCGGGCCGGGAGCGCAAGGCCCAGCTACCGCAGGCCAGCACGCCGGGGGGCAGGCTGCGCCGAGCCCGAACGGCCCCGGCCGACCCGGCGGGCAGGCGGCGCAGCAGCCCGCGCCGCCACAGCCCGGCCAGAACCGGCCCGCGCAGCACCAGGGCGGCCCCGCAGCTGGCGGCCCGACGCAAGGCGGTCCGGCGCCGGCCGGTCCCGCGCAGGGCGGTCCCGCGCAGAGCGGACCGGCTCAGGCCGGCCCCACGCACGGCGGCCCTGCGCACGGCGGCCCGGTACAGGGCGGCCCGGTACAGGGCGGCCCGGTACAGGGCGGTCCGGTGCAAGGCGGGGGGACGAACCAGGGCGCCGGGCAGGGGCAGCCGGCGGTCGACCCGGGCCAGCAGTGGCCGGCGGCGCCGCAGTCGGCGCCACCCGGGTACGACGCTTACCCGCAGCAGCAGGGTTGGGGTGGTGCGCCGACCCCCCAGCCCGGCGCGCCGCAGTGGGGTGCCGGGCAGCAGTACCAGACCGGGCAGTACCCGCAGGTCGAGCAGCAGCCGCACTACCCGATGCCCGGGGCGGACCACGCCCCGACCGCGGACGACTTCGCCCAGCGCCGCGCCGCGCGACCCAGCGACCCGGTCGCCTCCCAGGGCGTACGGCGGGCGGTACGGGTCGGTTCGTTCGGCCTGATGAAGCTCGGCCCCGGCCGCAAGGAGCAGGAGCAGCGGCACGCCGTCGAAATGGTGCGCCGCAACTTCGGCGGGCTGCGGCAGATCACCGTGATCAACCCGAAGGGCGGCGCCGGCAAGACCGTCGCGGTGCTGATGGTCGCGATGACGTTCGGCCAGAAGCGCGGCGGCTACGTACTCGCCTGGGACAACAACGAGACGCAGGGCACCCTCGGGATGCGCGCCGCGCAGGACTTCCACAACCGTACGGTGCGTGACCTGCTGCGCGACCTGGCGCACTTCCGCGGCCCGACCGGGCGGGTCGGCGACCTCTCCCAGTACGTGCGGTCCCAGGGCGAGGCGATGTTCGACGTACTGGCGTCGGACGAGTCGGCGACCGCCGGCGAGATGCTCACCGCGGCGGCGTTCCACGACATCCGCGAGGTGGTCAGCCGGTTCTACAAGCTGATCGTGGTCGACACCGGCAACAACGTGCGCGCGGCGAACTGGCAGTCCGCGATCGACGCGACCGACCAGCTGGTGGTGTGCATGTCGGCGCGCAACGACTCGGCCGAGACCGCCGCGCGGGCGCTGGACCACCTGGAGCAGACCGGCCGGCACGACCTGGTCCGGCGGGCGGTCACCGTGGTCTCGATGCCGGCCCACCGCAAGGATCTCGACCTGCCGGCGGTGCAGCGGCACTTCTCCGCGCGCACCCGGGCGGTGTTGCTCGCGCCGTACGAGAAGCTGCTCGACTCGGGTGAGCCGATCCGCTACGCGGGGCTGTCCCAGTCCAGCCGGGACGCCTGGCTGAAGATCGCCGCCGCGGTCGCGGAGGGACTCTAG
- a CDS encoding gamma-glutamyl-gamma-aminobutyrate hydrolase family protein, translated as MRRPVVGVTGYSVGAEKSRELGFGPRHLDITPGTYLGWVRDCGMLPVPIPVHSEQLHDDYLSMLDGLLLTGGADIGPELYGAPAHPLAKLEPHRDAFEFGLVRAAFERGLPILGICRGMQVLNVALGGSMHQHLPERSEEVVHSSEFRDGRRHPDDMWQPAYHQVTITDPTLAALAGAEKISANSYHHQGVAALGEGLSIAARASDGLVEAIVGVDRPLLGVQWHPEMHTATDQAGIAPFRWLANRLTSPVSADEVLALN; from the coding sequence GTGCGACGGCCGGTCGTTGGGGTCACCGGATACAGCGTCGGGGCGGAGAAGTCCCGCGAACTCGGCTTCGGCCCACGTCACCTCGACATCACTCCGGGTACGTATCTCGGCTGGGTACGCGACTGCGGCATGCTGCCGGTCCCGATTCCCGTGCACTCAGAGCAACTGCACGACGACTATCTCTCCATGCTGGACGGTCTGCTGCTGACCGGCGGCGCCGACATCGGCCCGGAGCTCTACGGCGCACCGGCGCACCCGCTGGCCAAGCTGGAACCGCACCGGGACGCGTTCGAGTTCGGGCTGGTCCGCGCCGCGTTCGAGCGCGGCCTGCCGATCCTCGGCATCTGCCGCGGCATGCAGGTACTCAACGTCGCGCTCGGCGGTTCGATGCACCAGCACCTGCCGGAACGCTCCGAAGAGGTCGTGCACTCCAGCGAGTTCCGGGACGGTCGCCGGCACCCCGACGACATGTGGCAGCCCGCGTACCACCAGGTCACGATCACCGACCCGACGCTCGCCGCGCTCGCCGGCGCCGAGAAGATCAGCGCCAACAGCTACCACCACCAGGGCGTCGCCGCGCTCGGTGAGGGCCTGTCCATCGCCGCCCGCGCGTCCGACGGGCTGGTCGAGGCGATCGTCGGCGTCGACCGGCCGCTGCTCGGCGTGCAGTGGCACCCCGAGATGCACACCGCGACCGACCAGGCCGGCATCGCCCCGTTCCGCTGGCTGGCCAACCGCCTGACCAGTCCGGTGTCCGCCGACGAGGTCCTCGCCCTCAACTGA
- a CDS encoding putative quinol monooxygenase, translated as MIIEYTRYRIPVADAEAFEAAYARAAVPLAGAPQCVDYELTRCDDDPESYVLRITWTSAADHLQGFRGSPAFRAFFAEIKPYFPAIEEMRHYTRTAVVGTGAGA; from the coding sequence ATGATCATCGAGTACACCCGCTATCGCATTCCGGTCGCCGACGCCGAGGCGTTCGAGGCCGCGTACGCCCGCGCCGCGGTGCCGCTGGCGGGCGCGCCGCAGTGCGTCGACTACGAGCTCACCCGGTGCGACGACGACCCCGAATCGTACGTCCTGCGCATCACCTGGACGTCGGCTGCCGACCATCTCCAAGGCTTCCGCGGCAGCCCCGCCTTCCGCGCCTTCTTCGCCGAGATCAAGCCGTACTTCCCCGCGATCGAGGAGATGCGCCACTACACCCGCACCGCGGTAGTGGGCACCGGCGCCGGCGCCTGA
- a CDS encoding SigE family RNA polymerase sigma factor: protein MDTEREFAEYFAARGQAMRRTAYALCGDWHTAEDLVQSTFVRLYRHWRSIRRPTVDAYARRTLLNLFLSGRRGAWREQVVPEVPERVAAAPGSEDRIDLARALALLSPRQRAMVVLRYLEDQSVAEVAELLGVAEGTVKSQTARGVQALRTALGERVLSGR, encoded by the coding sequence GTGGACACGGAGCGCGAGTTCGCGGAGTACTTCGCCGCGCGCGGCCAGGCGATGCGCCGGACGGCGTACGCGCTGTGCGGCGACTGGCACACCGCCGAGGACCTGGTGCAGTCCACGTTCGTCCGGCTGTACCGGCACTGGCGTAGCATCCGCCGCCCCACCGTCGACGCGTACGCGCGGCGCACGCTGCTCAACCTGTTCCTGTCCGGTCGCCGCGGCGCCTGGCGCGAGCAGGTGGTACCGGAGGTGCCGGAGCGGGTGGCCGCGGCGCCGGGCAGCGAGGACCGGATCGACCTGGCCCGGGCGCTCGCCCTGCTGTCGCCGCGGCAGCGCGCCATGGTGGTGCTGCGCTACCTGGAGGACCAGTCGGTCGCCGAGGTGGCGGAGCTGCTCGGCGTCGCCGAGGGCACGGTGAAGAGCCAGACCGCGCGCGGCGTGCAGGCGCTGCGTACCGCGCTCGGCGAGCGCGTGCTGTCCGGGCGGTGA
- a CDS encoding adenylosuccinate synthase yields the protein MPAIVVVGGQWGDEGKGRATDQLGDRIDYVVRYQGGNNAGHTIVTPDGEKFALHLLPSGVITPGVVTIIGNGVVVDPKALLEEMDGLAARGVDTSNLLVSADAHLIMPYHRIMDKLTERYLGVQRIGTTGRGIGPSYGDKIARIGIRMQDLLDPGILAQKLQGALREKNQVLVKVYNRKAIDADAVCAEYLEYAERLRPYIADTRLVLDQALTAGKTVLLEGAQATMLDLDHGTYPFVTSSNPTSGGAAVGAGIPPTRIDRVVGVSKAYATRVGAGPFPTELFDENGEHLRKVGGEYGVTTGRPRRTGWFDAVVARYATRVNGLTDLVLTKLDILSGLPRVPLCVAYDVNGTRHDEMPMTQTDFHHAKPIYEYLDGWWEDLADVRKFGDLPANAQRYVERVEQLAGAPVAIVGVGPRRDQTIVRHDLL from the coding sequence ATGCCAGCGATCGTGGTCGTCGGTGGACAGTGGGGCGACGAGGGCAAGGGTCGGGCAACCGACCAGCTCGGGGACCGAATCGACTATGTGGTGCGATACCAGGGCGGCAACAACGCCGGGCACACCATCGTCACGCCGGACGGCGAGAAGTTCGCGCTGCACCTGCTGCCGTCCGGGGTGATCACGCCCGGCGTGGTGACCATCATCGGCAACGGCGTGGTGGTCGACCCGAAGGCGCTGCTGGAGGAGATGGACGGGCTCGCCGCCCGCGGCGTCGACACCAGCAACCTGCTCGTGTCGGCCGATGCGCACCTGATCATGCCGTACCACCGGATCATGGACAAACTGACCGAGCGGTACCTGGGTGTGCAGCGCATCGGCACCACCGGGCGCGGCATCGGCCCGTCGTACGGCGACAAGATCGCCCGGATCGGCATCCGGATGCAGGACCTGCTCGACCCGGGCATCCTCGCCCAGAAGCTGCAGGGTGCGCTGCGGGAGAAGAACCAGGTCCTGGTCAAGGTCTACAACCGCAAGGCGATCGACGCCGACGCGGTGTGCGCCGAGTACCTGGAGTACGCCGAGCGGCTCCGCCCGTACATCGCGGACACCCGGCTGGTGCTCGACCAGGCGCTGACCGCCGGCAAGACCGTGCTGCTGGAGGGCGCCCAGGCGACGATGCTCGACCTGGACCACGGCACCTACCCGTTCGTCACGTCGTCGAACCCGACCTCCGGCGGCGCCGCCGTCGGCGCCGGCATCCCGCCGACCCGGATCGACCGCGTCGTCGGCGTCTCCAAGGCGTACGCGACCCGGGTCGGCGCCGGGCCGTTCCCCACCGAGCTGTTCGACGAGAACGGTGAGCACCTGCGCAAGGTCGGCGGCGAGTACGGGGTGACCACCGGCCGGCCGCGCCGCACCGGCTGGTTCGACGCCGTCGTCGCCCGGTACGCGACCCGGGTCAACGGGCTGACCGACCTGGTGCTGACCAAGCTCGACATCCTGTCCGGGCTGCCGCGGGTGCCGCTGTGCGTGGCGTACGACGTGAACGGCACCCGGCACGACGAGATGCCGATGACGCAGACCGACTTCCACCACGCCAAGCCGATCTACGAGTACCTGGACGGTTGGTGGGAGGATCTCGCCGACGTGCGGAAGTTCGGCGACCTGCCGGCGAACGCGCAGCGCTACGTCGAGCGGGTCGAGCAGCTCGCCGGCGCACCGGTCGCGATCGTCGGCGTCGGCCCCCGCCGCGACCAGACGATCGTCCGCCACGACCTCCTCTAG
- a CDS encoding DUF3151 domain-containing protein, with protein MSVSHQNLLPEPPATLLAEEPEPAAELAAALRDDGDVAAVAAHFPAYSAAWAELAERALASGAVVTAYAYARTGYHRGLDQLRRNGWKGFGPVPWSHLPNRGFLRCLHALGQAADQIGESDEAARCATFLRDCDPSAADALDG; from the coding sequence ATGAGCGTGTCGCACCAGAACCTGCTGCCGGAGCCGCCGGCGACCCTGCTCGCCGAGGAGCCCGAGCCGGCCGCCGAGCTGGCCGCCGCGTTGCGCGACGACGGTGACGTCGCCGCGGTCGCCGCCCACTTCCCGGCCTACAGCGCCGCCTGGGCCGAGCTGGCCGAGCGCGCGCTGGCGAGCGGCGCGGTCGTGACGGCGTACGCGTACGCGCGGACCGGGTACCACCGCGGGCTCGACCAGCTGCGCCGCAACGGCTGGAAGGGGTTCGGCCCGGTGCCGTGGTCGCACCTGCCGAACCGCGGCTTCCTGCGCTGCCTGCACGCTCTCGGGCAGGCCGCCGACCAGATCGGCGAGTCCGACGAGGCGGCCCGGTGCGCCACCTTCCTGCGCGACTGCGATCCCTCCGCCGCCGACGCCCTCGACGGCTGA